Proteins encoded by one window of Vitis vinifera cultivar Pinot Noir 40024 chromosome 10, ASM3070453v1:
- the LOC100251084 gene encoding protein argonaute 2 isoform X2, with protein sequence MEGRGGRGRGRGGGGVGGGYGWRGRGRGRGRGRGQPTQPWRPSNPVQQPSSNLVGQPVQRCIPNPVQQPQHPPIAPATDATVELPTSSHHVKAGDKRIPMRRPDKGGTNAVRSVPLRVNHFPVKFKSDGLNMHYDVDIKPEAPPKKGRAVKISKSTSYMIREKLCVDHPSQFPASEIAYDGEKNIFSAVELPTGKFKVEISGGEEMKVCSFIVTINLVKQLELQKLSDYLSGVLSFVPRDILQGMDVVMKENPARHMISSGRSFYQFKDSGKDELGYGIIASRGFQHSLKPTAQGLSLCLDYSVVPFFNPISVLEFLKEHVCDFSLREFKRYRSEVEAALKGYKVRVTHRNTGQKFIVAGLTSEDTRNLSFLPEDPEGNVLPKKVMLVDYFYEKYGKDIENQDIPCLDVGKNNRKNYVPMEFCILVEGQRYTKEILDKEAAKRLKHVQLPTPVVRESKICEMMQANDGPCGGGIIDSFGIGVSKNMTEVAGRVIEPPELKLGGKLNKITVERDRCQWNLVGKMVVKGIPVDHWAVVDFSGQEQYNRQNTNQFISRFIRRCEKLGIQTKNPLFCETASMHAFRVFPVLRELLDKVYKKARCQLQILVCVMARKDAGYGYLKWFAETKLGMVTQCCLSRPANKVSDHHLANLALKLNAKLGGSNVELIKRLPRFEGEGHVMFIGADVNHPGSQNTTSPSIAAVVATVNWPAANRYAARIRPQAHRMEKIQNFGAMCLELVETYVQANKVKPEKIVVFRDGVSEGQFDMVLNEELLDLKRAIQGENYCPTITLIVARKRHLTRLFPKVNDGSFNGNVPPGTVVDTTVVHLSEFDFYLCSHYGTLGTSKPTHYHVLYDEHRFSSDQIQKLTYNLCFTFARCTKPVSLVPPVYYADLAAYRGRLYYDAIVAEAGASAATSSSVASSSSSSGAWLNERLYRLHGALENMMFFI encoded by the exons ATGGAGGGTCgtggaggaagaggaagaggaagaggaggtGGTGGTGTAGGAGGAGGCTACGGgtggagagggagagggagagggagagggagagggcgGGGACAGCCCACTCAGCCGTGGAGGCCCTCCAATCCTGTCCAGCAACCGTCATCAAATCTGGTGGGACAACCGGTTCAACGGTGCATTCCCAACCCGGTCCAACAACCACAACATCCACCAATCGCGCCGGCAACAGATGCTACGGTGGAGTTGCCAACTTCTTCTCATCATGTGAAAG CTGGGGACAAGCGTATTCCTATGAGAAGGCCGGACAAAGGTGGCACCAATGCTGTCAGATCTGTTCCACTTCGTGTGAATCATTTTCCTGTCAAGTTCAAGTCTGATGGGCTCAATATGCATTATGATGTTGATATTAAACCAGAGGCTCCGCCCAAGAAGGGTCGTGCAGTAAAGATATCAAAGTCCACTTCGTATATGATAAGGGAAAAGCTCTGTGTTGATCACCCCTCACAGTTTCCTGCATCAGAGATTGCTTATGATGGTGAGAAGAACATTTTTAGTGCTGTTGAGCTTCCCACTGGGAAATTTAAGGTGGAGATCTCTGGAGGAGAAGAGATGAAGGTTTGTTCGTTCATTGTCACTATAAATCTGGTGAAGCAACTTGAGCTTCAAAAGTTGAGTGATTACTTAAGCGGGGTACTCTCCTTTGTTCCCCGTGATATATTACAAGGTATGGATGTGGTAATGAAGGAGAATCCTGCTAGACATATGATATCTTCTGGTCGGAGCTTTTACCAATTTAAAGACTCAGGAAAAGACGAGCTTGGATACGGTATTATAGCTTCTAGAGGATTTCAACATAGTCTCAAACCCACTGCCCAGGGTCTATCCTTGTGCTTGGACTACTCGGTTGTGCcattttttaatccaatttCGGTTTTAGAGTTCCTAAAGGAGCATGTTTGTGACTTCTCTTTACGAGAGTTTAAGAGATACAGGAGTGAGGTTGAGGCTGCCTTAAAGGGATATAAAGTTAGAGTGACTCACCGTAATACGGGTCAAAAATTCATTGTTGCAGGTTTAACTAGTGAAGACACGCGAAACCTGTCATTTCTTCCTGAAGATCCAGAAGGCAATGTTTTGCCAAAGAAAGTAATGCTTGTTGATTATTTCTATGAAAAGTATGGCAAGGATATCGAGAACCAGGATATTCCCTGCTTAGATGTGGGAAAAAACAATAGGAAGAATTATGTACCAATGGAGTTCTGCATCTTGGTTGAGGGGCAGAGGTATACAAAAGAGATTTTGGATAAAGAGGCTGCTAAGAGGCTGAAACATGTGCAACTTCCTACACCAGTTGTCAGAGAAAGCAAAATATGTGAAATGATGCAGGCAAACGATGGACCATGCGG GGGAGGTATCATTGACAGTTTTGGCATTGGTGTAAGCAAGAACATGACAGAAGTTGCAGGACGAGTCATTGAGCCGCCAGAGTTGAAGCTAGGAGGCAAGCTGAACAAGATAACTGTGGAAAGGGACAGATGCCAGTGGAATTTGGTTGGAAAAATGGTCGTGAAAGGCATACCAGTTGACCATTGGGCTGTGGTGGACTTCAGTGGGCAGGAGCAGTACAACAGGCAGAATACCAATCAGTTTATTTCAAGATTTATTAGGCGGTGTGAAAAGTTGGGAATCCAAACGAAGAATCCTCTTTTCTGTGAAACTGCCAGCATGCATGCCTTCAGAGTTTTCCCTGTGCTACGGGAGCTGCTCGACAAGGTTTACAAAAAAGCAAGATGCCAATTACAAATTCTTGTGTGTGTCATGGCTAGGAAGGATGCTGGCTATGGATATCTTAAGTGGTTTGCTGAGACCAAATTGGGGATGGTTACTCAGTGTTGTTTGTCCCGCCCCGCCAACAAAGTCAGTGATCACCATCTTGCCAACCTTGCTCTCAAGTTGAATGCTAAGCTAGGGGGTAGCAATGTAGAACTTATAAAACGACTTCCACGGTTTGAAGGTGAAGGGCATGTGATGTTTATTGGTGCTGATGTCAATCACCCTGGCTCTCAGAACACAACTAGTCCATCAATAGCAGCTGTTGTTGCCACAGTGAATTGGCCTGCAGCAAACCGCTATGCAGCTCGAATTCGCCCACAAGCCCATCGAATGGAGAAAATTCAGAATTTTGGGGCAATGTGCCTGGAGCTTGTTGAGACTTATGTTCAGGCAAATAAAGTCAAGCCAGAGAAGATCGTGGTGTTCCGTGATGGTGTAAGTGAGGGCCAATTTGACATGGTTCTGAATGAAGAATTACTTGATCTCAAGAGAGCAATCCAGGGGGAAAATTACTGCCCGACCATCACTCTTATTGTGGCCCGCAAGAGACACCTAACACGTTTGTTTCCTAAGGTAAATGATGGGAGCTTTAATGGGAATGTGCCTCCAGGCACTGTTGTGGACACAACAGTGGTCCACCTATCTGAGTTCGACTTCTATCTTTGCAGCCACTATGGTACACTTGGGACAAGCAAACCCACGCACTATCATGTCCTATACGATGAGCACAGGTTTAGTTCTGACCAGATCCAGAAGCTTACCTATAACTTGTGTTTCACCTTTGCTCGGTGTACAAAACCCGTCTCGCTGGTCCCCCCAGTGTACTATGCTGACCTCGCTGCCTATAGAGGAAGGTTGTACTATGATGCAATTGTGGCGGAGGCTGGAGCTTCAGCTGCAACTTCATCATCAGTTGCCTCATCATCATCGTCGTCTGGAGCTTGGCTTAATGAGAGGCTTTACCGTCTGCATGGTGCTCTGGAGAACATGATGTTTTTCATCTGA
- the LOC100251084 gene encoding protein argonaute 2 isoform X1: MEGRGGRGRGRGGGGVGGGYGWRGRGRGRGRGRGQPTQPWRPSNPVQQPSSNLVGQPVQRCIPNPVQQPQHPPIAPATDATVELPTSSHHVKEAGDKRIPMRRPDKGGTNAVRSVPLRVNHFPVKFKSDGLNMHYDVDIKPEAPPKKGRAVKISKSTSYMIREKLCVDHPSQFPASEIAYDGEKNIFSAVELPTGKFKVEISGGEEMKVCSFIVTINLVKQLELQKLSDYLSGVLSFVPRDILQGMDVVMKENPARHMISSGRSFYQFKDSGKDELGYGIIASRGFQHSLKPTAQGLSLCLDYSVVPFFNPISVLEFLKEHVCDFSLREFKRYRSEVEAALKGYKVRVTHRNTGQKFIVAGLTSEDTRNLSFLPEDPEGNVLPKKVMLVDYFYEKYGKDIENQDIPCLDVGKNNRKNYVPMEFCILVEGQRYTKEILDKEAAKRLKHVQLPTPVVRESKICEMMQANDGPCGGGIIDSFGIGVSKNMTEVAGRVIEPPELKLGGKLNKITVERDRCQWNLVGKMVVKGIPVDHWAVVDFSGQEQYNRQNTNQFISRFIRRCEKLGIQTKNPLFCETASMHAFRVFPVLRELLDKVYKKARCQLQILVCVMARKDAGYGYLKWFAETKLGMVTQCCLSRPANKVSDHHLANLALKLNAKLGGSNVELIKRLPRFEGEGHVMFIGADVNHPGSQNTTSPSIAAVVATVNWPAANRYAARIRPQAHRMEKIQNFGAMCLELVETYVQANKVKPEKIVVFRDGVSEGQFDMVLNEELLDLKRAIQGENYCPTITLIVARKRHLTRLFPKVNDGSFNGNVPPGTVVDTTVVHLSEFDFYLCSHYGTLGTSKPTHYHVLYDEHRFSSDQIQKLTYNLCFTFARCTKPVSLVPPVYYADLAAYRGRLYYDAIVAEAGASAATSSSVASSSSSSGAWLNERLYRLHGALENMMFFI; encoded by the exons ATGGAGGGTCgtggaggaagaggaagaggaagaggaggtGGTGGTGTAGGAGGAGGCTACGGgtggagagggagagggagagggagagggagagggcgGGGACAGCCCACTCAGCCGTGGAGGCCCTCCAATCCTGTCCAGCAACCGTCATCAAATCTGGTGGGACAACCGGTTCAACGGTGCATTCCCAACCCGGTCCAACAACCACAACATCCACCAATCGCGCCGGCAACAGATGCTACGGTGGAGTTGCCAACTTCTTCTCATCATGTGAAAG AAGCTGGGGACAAGCGTATTCCTATGAGAAGGCCGGACAAAGGTGGCACCAATGCTGTCAGATCTGTTCCACTTCGTGTGAATCATTTTCCTGTCAAGTTCAAGTCTGATGGGCTCAATATGCATTATGATGTTGATATTAAACCAGAGGCTCCGCCCAAGAAGGGTCGTGCAGTAAAGATATCAAAGTCCACTTCGTATATGATAAGGGAAAAGCTCTGTGTTGATCACCCCTCACAGTTTCCTGCATCAGAGATTGCTTATGATGGTGAGAAGAACATTTTTAGTGCTGTTGAGCTTCCCACTGGGAAATTTAAGGTGGAGATCTCTGGAGGAGAAGAGATGAAGGTTTGTTCGTTCATTGTCACTATAAATCTGGTGAAGCAACTTGAGCTTCAAAAGTTGAGTGATTACTTAAGCGGGGTACTCTCCTTTGTTCCCCGTGATATATTACAAGGTATGGATGTGGTAATGAAGGAGAATCCTGCTAGACATATGATATCTTCTGGTCGGAGCTTTTACCAATTTAAAGACTCAGGAAAAGACGAGCTTGGATACGGTATTATAGCTTCTAGAGGATTTCAACATAGTCTCAAACCCACTGCCCAGGGTCTATCCTTGTGCTTGGACTACTCGGTTGTGCcattttttaatccaatttCGGTTTTAGAGTTCCTAAAGGAGCATGTTTGTGACTTCTCTTTACGAGAGTTTAAGAGATACAGGAGTGAGGTTGAGGCTGCCTTAAAGGGATATAAAGTTAGAGTGACTCACCGTAATACGGGTCAAAAATTCATTGTTGCAGGTTTAACTAGTGAAGACACGCGAAACCTGTCATTTCTTCCTGAAGATCCAGAAGGCAATGTTTTGCCAAAGAAAGTAATGCTTGTTGATTATTTCTATGAAAAGTATGGCAAGGATATCGAGAACCAGGATATTCCCTGCTTAGATGTGGGAAAAAACAATAGGAAGAATTATGTACCAATGGAGTTCTGCATCTTGGTTGAGGGGCAGAGGTATACAAAAGAGATTTTGGATAAAGAGGCTGCTAAGAGGCTGAAACATGTGCAACTTCCTACACCAGTTGTCAGAGAAAGCAAAATATGTGAAATGATGCAGGCAAACGATGGACCATGCGG GGGAGGTATCATTGACAGTTTTGGCATTGGTGTAAGCAAGAACATGACAGAAGTTGCAGGACGAGTCATTGAGCCGCCAGAGTTGAAGCTAGGAGGCAAGCTGAACAAGATAACTGTGGAAAGGGACAGATGCCAGTGGAATTTGGTTGGAAAAATGGTCGTGAAAGGCATACCAGTTGACCATTGGGCTGTGGTGGACTTCAGTGGGCAGGAGCAGTACAACAGGCAGAATACCAATCAGTTTATTTCAAGATTTATTAGGCGGTGTGAAAAGTTGGGAATCCAAACGAAGAATCCTCTTTTCTGTGAAACTGCCAGCATGCATGCCTTCAGAGTTTTCCCTGTGCTACGGGAGCTGCTCGACAAGGTTTACAAAAAAGCAAGATGCCAATTACAAATTCTTGTGTGTGTCATGGCTAGGAAGGATGCTGGCTATGGATATCTTAAGTGGTTTGCTGAGACCAAATTGGGGATGGTTACTCAGTGTTGTTTGTCCCGCCCCGCCAACAAAGTCAGTGATCACCATCTTGCCAACCTTGCTCTCAAGTTGAATGCTAAGCTAGGGGGTAGCAATGTAGAACTTATAAAACGACTTCCACGGTTTGAAGGTGAAGGGCATGTGATGTTTATTGGTGCTGATGTCAATCACCCTGGCTCTCAGAACACAACTAGTCCATCAATAGCAGCTGTTGTTGCCACAGTGAATTGGCCTGCAGCAAACCGCTATGCAGCTCGAATTCGCCCACAAGCCCATCGAATGGAGAAAATTCAGAATTTTGGGGCAATGTGCCTGGAGCTTGTTGAGACTTATGTTCAGGCAAATAAAGTCAAGCCAGAGAAGATCGTGGTGTTCCGTGATGGTGTAAGTGAGGGCCAATTTGACATGGTTCTGAATGAAGAATTACTTGATCTCAAGAGAGCAATCCAGGGGGAAAATTACTGCCCGACCATCACTCTTATTGTGGCCCGCAAGAGACACCTAACACGTTTGTTTCCTAAGGTAAATGATGGGAGCTTTAATGGGAATGTGCCTCCAGGCACTGTTGTGGACACAACAGTGGTCCACCTATCTGAGTTCGACTTCTATCTTTGCAGCCACTATGGTACACTTGGGACAAGCAAACCCACGCACTATCATGTCCTATACGATGAGCACAGGTTTAGTTCTGACCAGATCCAGAAGCTTACCTATAACTTGTGTTTCACCTTTGCTCGGTGTACAAAACCCGTCTCGCTGGTCCCCCCAGTGTACTATGCTGACCTCGCTGCCTATAGAGGAAGGTTGTACTATGATGCAATTGTGGCGGAGGCTGGAGCTTCAGCTGCAACTTCATCATCAGTTGCCTCATCATCATCGTCGTCTGGAGCTTGGCTTAATGAGAGGCTTTACCGTCTGCATGGTGCTCTGGAGAACATGATGTTTTTCATCTGA